In a single window of the Thiohalophilus sp. genome:
- a CDS encoding porin translates to MKKKLIALAVTGALMTPMLAQAAPTVYGKVHLSYGNVEDGTAGGNDNWQLRSHASRVGVKGDRDLGNGLSAIYKFEWQVDYEQGTDAGFDRRNMYAGLKGGWGEVRFGRHDTPLKMAQGKFDQFGDTDADLKNAGDEDGENRLDNVLAYLGKSGNIKYAIALIPGEGDGTTAGDGPADSISASIAYESGPLYVALAQDSYDDTGAVAGSENSITRVVGTYKMGNMQLGLLYQTGVEGVSPSTDEEDWLGLSFSTKFGGKNKFKAQYITTEDNQASAVESTLMAIGVDHKFDKKTSGYLMYSNLDEEQGGATITDDTFLGAGLVLKF, encoded by the coding sequence ATGAAAAAGAAACTGATTGCACTGGCCGTTACAGGCGCATTGATGACTCCGATGCTGGCTCAGGCCGCACCGACCGTTTACGGTAAAGTTCACCTGTCCTATGGTAACGTTGAAGATGGTACTGCTGGTGGTAACGACAACTGGCAGTTGCGCAGTCACGCTTCTCGCGTCGGCGTCAAGGGTGATCGTGATCTGGGCAATGGCCTGTCAGCCATCTACAAGTTCGAATGGCAGGTGGATTATGAACAGGGCACGGATGCCGGCTTTGATCGCCGTAACATGTATGCCGGTCTGAAGGGCGGCTGGGGCGAAGTTCGTTTTGGTCGTCATGACACGCCGCTGAAAATGGCCCAGGGCAAGTTCGACCAGTTCGGTGATACCGATGCGGATCTGAAGAACGCCGGTGACGAAGACGGTGAAAATCGTCTGGATAATGTCCTGGCCTATCTCGGCAAATCCGGTAATATCAAGTATGCCATTGCGCTGATCCCGGGTGAAGGCGACGGCACAACCGCTGGCGACGGTCCGGCTGATAGCATTTCAGCTTCTATCGCCTATGAATCCGGCCCGCTGTATGTGGCTCTGGCGCAGGATTCCTACGATGATACCGGTGCTGTTGCCGGCTCTGAGAACAGTATTACTCGCGTGGTTGGTACCTACAAGATGGGTAACATGCAGCTGGGTCTGCTGTATCAGACTGGTGTTGAAGGCGTATCTCCGTCTACTGACGAAGAAGACTGGCTGGGACTTAGCTTTAGCACCAAGTTCGGTGGTAAGAACAAGTTCAAGGCTCAGTACATCACGACTGAAGATAACCAAGCGTCAGCGGTGGAAAGTACTCTGATGGCCATCGGTGTCGATCACAAATTCGACAAGAAGACCAGTGGTTATCTGATGTACTCCAACCTGGACGAAGAACAGGGCGGTGCCACTATCACGGATGACACCTTCCTCGGCGCCGGCCTGGTTCTGAAATTCTAA
- the argF gene encoding ornithine carbamoyltransferase, with protein sequence MVKHFLTLLDFEAHVLDQLIDRAIELKQMQQRGAIYEPLKNKVLGMIFDKSSTRTRVSFETGMVQFGGHAIFLSPRDTQLGRGEPVQDSARVLSRMVDIIMIRTFAHDTVQRFAEYSRVPVINALTDLYHPCQLLADMQTFREHRGAIKGKTVAWIGDGNNMCHSYINAARQFDFQLQIATPPGYEPEPEIVAAAGDRITVSNDPEAAARGADLITTDVWASMGQEEEQELRMQQFAAFQVNAQLMSLANKDALFMHCLPAHRGEEVTTEIIDDPNSVVWEEAGNRLHSQKALLEYLLAVPTELEPQRR encoded by the coding sequence ATGGTAAAACATTTTCTGACGCTGCTGGACTTCGAAGCACATGTCCTCGATCAACTGATCGATCGAGCCATCGAACTCAAACAGATGCAGCAGCGCGGCGCGATTTATGAGCCGCTGAAGAACAAGGTACTGGGGATGATTTTTGACAAGTCTTCCACCCGCACTCGTGTCTCCTTTGAAACCGGTATGGTCCAGTTTGGCGGGCATGCGATCTTTTTGTCGCCCCGGGATACCCAGCTCGGCCGTGGCGAGCCGGTGCAGGACAGCGCCCGGGTACTGTCGCGCATGGTGGATATCATCATGATCCGCACCTTTGCCCATGACACGGTACAACGCTTCGCCGAATATTCGCGGGTGCCGGTGATCAACGCCCTGACCGATCTCTATCACCCCTGCCAGCTGCTGGCGGACATGCAGACGTTTCGCGAGCATCGCGGGGCCATCAAGGGCAAGACCGTGGCCTGGATCGGGGACGGCAACAACATGTGCCATTCCTATATCAATGCCGCGCGCCAGTTCGATTTTCAGCTGCAGATCGCCACCCCGCCCGGTTACGAACCGGAGCCGGAGATCGTCGCCGCGGCAGGCGATCGGATTACTGTGAGTAACGATCCCGAAGCCGCCGCGCGTGGGGCGGATCTGATCACCACCGACGTCTGGGCCAGTATGGGTCAGGAAGAGGAACAGGAACTGCGCATGCAACAGTTCGCCGCCTTTCAGGTCAATGCCCAACTGATGTCACTGGCCAACAAGGATGCACTTTTCATGCACTGCCTGCCCGCACATCGTGGGGAGGAAGTCACCACCGAGATCATCGACGACCCCAACAGCGTAGTCTGGGAAGAGGCGGGAAACCGCCTGCACAGTCAAAAGGCACTACTCGAATATCTGCTGGCCGTGCCGACCGAGCTGGAGCCGCAACGGCGATAG
- a CDS encoding ABC transporter ATP-binding protein, whose translation MGHPLLELKQIECRHRGVAAVENLNLHVNQGDLVCLLGPSGCGKTTVLRAIAGFQPLHAGEIRLRDQRISYPGYTLSPEKRRIGMVFQDYALFPHLDVCGNITFGLRNLSKSECKRITDEMLEVVGLGGMGHRYIHELSGGQQQRVALARALAPHPELILMDEPFSNLDIDMRERLSNEVREILKQQGISGILVTHDQHEAFAMGDQIGVMSEGHILQRDTAYNLYHSPANRFVADFIGQGVFVRGTLVSPDTVKTTLGTISGDRAYEWDPGTEVELLLRPDDIVYDPEGPLQGKVLQRAFKGAEILYTLKLEDDTEVLSLFPSHHDFAVGENVTVDLALDHMVVFPV comes from the coding sequence GTGGGACATCCCCTGCTCGAACTCAAACAGATTGAATGCCGGCATCGCGGCGTTGCCGCAGTCGAAAATCTGAATCTGCACGTCAATCAGGGGGATCTGGTCTGTCTGCTGGGACCCAGCGGCTGTGGCAAAACCACGGTACTGCGCGCCATCGCCGGCTTTCAACCGCTGCATGCCGGGGAAATCCGGCTACGGGATCAGCGTATCTCCTATCCAGGCTATACGCTCTCCCCGGAAAAGCGCCGCATCGGCATGGTGTTTCAGGACTACGCCCTGTTCCCGCATCTGGACGTCTGCGGCAATATTACCTTCGGGCTGCGCAACCTGAGCAAGAGTGAATGCAAGCGCATCACCGATGAAATGCTGGAGGTGGTCGGTCTGGGCGGCATGGGCCATCGCTACATCCATGAACTGTCCGGCGGACAGCAGCAACGGGTCGCCCTGGCCCGCGCTCTCGCACCCCACCCCGAGCTAATCCTGATGGATGAGCCGTTTTCCAACCTGGACATCGATATGCGTGAGCGTCTGAGCAACGAGGTGCGTGAGATTCTCAAGCAACAGGGCATCAGTGGCATTCTCGTCACCCATGATCAACATGAAGCCTTTGCCATGGGCGATCAGATCGGCGTGATGAGCGAGGGGCACATCCTGCAACGGGATACGGCCTATAACCTCTATCACTCCCCGGCCAATCGTTTCGTGGCCGATTTTATCGGCCAGGGGGTGTTTGTTCGGGGCACCCTGGTGAGCCCGGATACGGTCAAAACCACCCTGGGGACAATCAGCGGCGATCGCGCCTATGAATGGGATCCCGGCACGGAGGTGGAATTGCTACTGCGTCCGGATGATATCGTCTATGACCCGGAGGGTCCGTTACAGGGCAAGGTCCTGCAACGGGCTTTCAAGGGCGCCGAGATCCTTTATACCTTAAAGCTGGAAGACGACACCGAGGTGTTATCGCTGTTCCCCAGTCATCATGACTTCGCCGTCGGTGAAAACGTCACCGTCGATCTGGCGCTGGATCACATGGTCGTCTTTCCCGTATAG